One Planktothrix sp. FACHB-1365 genomic window carries:
- the sds gene encoding solanesyl diphosphate synthase, which produces MTSQTLLFSPVEADLRQLTDNLKQLVGARHPILYAAAEHLFSVKGKRVRPAIVLLISRTTMPDQNITLKHRRLAEITEMIHTASLVHDDVVDDAEMRRGVPTVHSLFNNRVAVLAGDFLFAQSSWYLANLDNLEVVKLLSQVIMDLAEGEIQQGLNRFDTGLSIEAYLEKSYYKTASLIANSSKAAGVLSGVSTQQAEDLYNYGRHIGLAFQIVDDILDFTGVTEELGKPAASDLKSGNLTAPTLYALEEKPSLETFIEREFAQEGDLEQALTLIKDSSGIQRSRELASYHAQVAVKYLEPFQACESRQVLIDLADYVLSRLY; this is translated from the coding sequence ATGACATCGCAAACTCTTCTATTTTCGCCAGTTGAAGCAGACCTGCGGCAGTTGACCGATAACTTAAAACAACTTGTCGGTGCACGACATCCGATTTTGTATGCAGCCGCAGAACACCTGTTTAGTGTCAAAGGGAAACGGGTACGTCCTGCGATTGTCCTGTTGATTTCCCGAACCACAATGCCCGATCAAAATATTACCCTCAAGCATCGGAGGTTGGCAGAAATCACAGAAATGATCCATACCGCCAGTCTTGTCCATGATGATGTGGTGGACGATGCTGAAATGCGTCGGGGAGTGCCAACGGTTCATAGCTTATTCAATAACCGAGTTGCGGTTTTAGCCGGAGATTTCCTATTTGCTCAATCTTCTTGGTATTTAGCCAATTTGGATAACTTGGAAGTTGTCAAATTACTATCCCAAGTGATTATGGATTTAGCGGAGGGAGAAATTCAACAAGGTTTGAATCGATTTGATACGGGATTATCAATTGAAGCCTACTTAGAAAAAAGTTATTATAAAACTGCTTCTTTGATTGCCAATAGTTCTAAAGCAGCAGGTGTTTTAAGTGGGGTTTCAACCCAACAGGCAGAAGATTTATATAACTATGGTCGTCATATTGGTTTAGCCTTCCAAATTGTCGATGATATTTTGGACTTTACTGGTGTAACCGAGGAATTAGGAAAACCAGCCGCCTCTGATCTCAAAAGTGGAAATTTAACCGCACCCACACTGTATGCTTTAGAAGAAAAACCGTCTTTGGAAACATTCATCGAGCGAGAATTTGCTCAAGAAGGAGATTTAGAACAGGCTTTAACCTTAATTAAAGATAGCTCAGGCATTCAACGTTCTAGGGAATTAGCCTCCTATCATGCACAAGTTGCTGTCAAGTACCTCGAACCCTTTCAAGCCTGTGAATCTCGACAGGTATTAATCGATTTAGCAGATTATGTTTTGAGTCGGCTTTATTAA